GTAAAACTCAGATTTcatgtgtttatgatttttaacatttatgatttatgattcCCCTGAAGTCTCACTTGTTGACTTTCTGCATGAGTATGCTGTCCGGCTATGTGTATAAATGAAACAGACACAATACATTACATGCGTAAGaagagtttattgaataatcTTAGTTGCGTATGTTTCAATGCTCAGACGTTTTCTGGCCATCACAAATCCAGCACGTTTTATTATAGTACAAGCAATAGCAATGGAAAAGTACTGTTTCACAAACAGACATTCTCTCATTTACTCGTTATGACAAATTTGAAATCTTTGAAACCACACAATTAACattaaacaacaatggaaaaaaataagaaaataagactgttaatcaatgaatcaatcaaATGAGTACATAAATGGCTTAAATGGTtgatataaatgattatatgattaaatggaataattaaataaatgataaatgattataaatgaatggctgaatgaatgaatataaaagaaagaaactaaaacacaacacaaatataTGGTTCCTCTTTTTTAGCAACACACACGGGTTGCTATGAAGAATTCTTGGATCCTTCAACAGAGGGTTTTAACTTGTTGtttgtattatagtattttttgtttctaGGTTAGTAAGTGCTCCAAGTACACAATCAACTCGGCAAAGTAATACTGTAAGCCTACTGACCACAGTCTTTGCAACAGTATTCCCAGTTGGCTTTATCATCAGTATAGCACCACAGGTAATCATAGCCATGGTATCCACAGGGGTGATAATTCCAGCAGGTCTTGTCATTCACAGCTGAGTGGCAGCTATCAGAAGTACAGCACATGTCATTACTGCCATCGTCTGTGTAGCACCACTTATATCCATAACCATATGTGCCACAGGTGTAGTTGCTTTGGCAGTACTGCCCATTTTTAGCTCTACTTCCCACCAGTGGAGGGCTGCAGTAGTCCCAGCCATAATCGGTCCAGCACCAGTAGTAATTCTCACCATGTTTGCCACAGCGGTGATCAGACCTGCACCGGGACCCACTAACTGTTAAATATGGGTACCAGGAACCTCTGACTACCCTTTTCAGTGTGTGAGACATGCTCTGCACTTTTGTGGCCATCTGGTCTCCTTGGTTCGCTGGCAGATTTATTAGTTTGTCAAATACAcccttaatttcatttaattttttactgtcATCAAAACAATTATCAACAAACATCCTAATTAACTGAGGAGTTTTTAACAGCTTACTATAGAGTCTGCTGAGTTGATCATCCAGGTCTGAGATGCTCATCAGGCTTATGTCACCTTCCGGCTGGTTTTTCCCAATATAACCGAAGGAAAATGACTTTGAGTCATTAAGTTGGTGTTTATAACAGACGGCTGTCCAGATGTGAGAGGGCACCGTCACTCTTTCTGGGTCTTCAGAGGTTCCCCGCTGTGGTATCTGTGCATCGTCACCAGGTACTGTACCTGTGACAGTGTAGACTGCTGCAGAACCACCATCACTGTCAAGCTTGCTTCTTAAGAAACTCCTCAGCGCATTCTCCCAGTTCTTCCAGTGGATACGGTTAAAGCCTGCATCTATAGGTGCAACATTGGTCAGTGTGAAAGTTGCTTTACGACCTTCTTCACAATGAAAGCTGTTGGGGTTCAGGAGTCCACGATCATATCCAGAGTTGCTGTAGTCGCTGCTGATGgcttgatattttttaataatgtttttatcagagtCCCTCTCATTGACCATATGATCAGTTCGGGATTCAGGTTGGGAAATCTACAGAAGAAATATAATGCTAGATTGGTTAGTTTGATggtgtttttttaatcactttgataaaatacttttttcaattaaatgcatTGTTAGTTAAGAAATAGAGTGTAAATTGTTAATGAAAGCCTTTTGTAGGCTGAGTGAAGCACATGTTTACCTGTGGCTCGATGTGCCAGTTTTCTGTTCTTCCAGCAGTGTTTGAGCAGTCAGGGTCAAATGTGTAGGCGCTGTAGAGAGGGATCCTGTGATGAACGGAGTACAGTGAAGCGTAATAGTAGTTATCATAATCAAGCATCTGACAGATTTTCTTGGCATTCTGATCCAGTCCTTCTGGT
This portion of the Labeo rohita strain BAU-BD-2019 unplaced genomic scaffold, IGBB_LRoh.1.0 scaffold_1139, whole genome shotgun sequence genome encodes:
- the LOC127157640 gene encoding endonuclease domain-containing 1 protein-like, whose product is MFVLGLFTCIVLSAFSAQAKVVLSFDECKGFFYKDKEPEGLDQNAKKICQMLDYDNYYYASLYSVHHRIPLYSAYTFDPDCSNTAGRTENWHIEPQISQPESRTDHMVNERDSDKNIIKKYQAISSDYSNSGYDRGLLNPNSFHCEEGRKATFTLTNVAPIDAGFNRIHWKNWENALRSFLRSKLDSDGGSAAVYTVTGTVPGDDAQIPQRGTSEDPERVTVPSHIWTAVCYKHQLNDSKSFSFGYIGKNQPEGDISLMSISDLDDQLSRLYSKLLKTPQLIRMFVDNCFDDSKKLNEIKGVFDKLINLPANQGDQMATKVQSMSHTLKRVVRGSWYPYLTVSGSRCRSDHRCGKHGENYYWCWTDYGWDYCSPPLVGSRAKNGQYCQSNYTCGTYGYGYKWCYTDDGSNDMCCTSDSCHSAVNDKTCWNYHPCGYHGYDYLWCYTDDKANWEYCCKDCGQ